The genomic stretch ACTCTTGGGTCACTCTGTGTATGGTCTGCTGTTAGTTtattttgatgtttacttagCGCGGTTAACACCACTTTCTATATCTGTGTCAATTACCCagaaaataaagatgattgtATGGGCTGTTTATCTCATGTCAAGCATGGTGCCGCTCTATCAGGTTTGTGTTAGGACAATCACTGTTATACAATCATTGTCTTTTGTTTTATGCATTTCATTTTCACTAACCCATCAAAATCCATTTTCTTTTCCAGTTATTTGGGGGCATGTCTCAGAGGAGGTTGCTCAAGCTGCTAAAGAAGATATGATTGCGATCAAAGATGAGCTACGGAATAACCAGATCAAAAGGTGGCAAGCAATAGGAGTATTAAAACTTGTACTTTCCTTTGTAAGTCTGCCGTGGGAGTTAAAGAAACATACTATCAACTTCTTGCTTTGCATCACAGATGGAGATATCCGTGGAAACTGCGATGGTGGACATTCCCAGTGGCCATCTTATATGCCAAATATTTTCTCAGCTCTACAGGTACTGCAGCTCCTGACCTCAGTTTGTTTCTTATTTCTCGATCTTTTACTTTTTCAACAAGCTGCTGACATGTTCTTcactttttattatattataaccTTTCAGGCTGTTAAAATGGTCATCATGTATGCTCCAGACCCAGAACTTAGAAAAAATTCCTTTGCTGTGTTAAAAGGAGTGAGTTTCTAATACTATTCAATGCCTTTTCAgttgaaagtattttttttatagtttgtgTACAATATTTGATGCTCATTTTGTGAAATTGAGATATATGTTAATCTCTTGGATGTATTTTTCTTGATAGCTTTAATGTTTATGTGCTCATGTTACTCAAAGGTACTTGCTGATATTCCAATTTCTCAAAGACTTGACGTCTTGGAAGCGTTGATTACAAATACTGACTCTTCCTCCATGGTAATTCTCAAGGAGTGTTAGCAGCACCATCTAACCCTCCTTTTTCAACATACAGTCTCGCTATTTTGGAAATGGCTCTCATTAAATCATTGGTTGAAAAAGAATGTTAAAGAGAGTTTCTAACATATATCTTCTCAATCACAGTTTGCATAACTACATTGTTTATTTAGCTAATTGTAAGAATAAAATCATCTAATGACGATTGATTTTGCATCTCTGCGTAGATTGCCATTTTGGTCGATCTTGTTCGGAGGGAAATGCACACAGAAATCTACAATAGTACGTCAGTAGTAAAAGATGTCCAACAGATTAATAGCAACAAACATTCGAATACATCATTTTGGACTCCCAGCATCCTTGAATTTGTGGAGCGGATTCTAAGACCTCCACAGGGAGGACCTCCTTCCCTACCAGATCAGAGTGACGCGGTATTCTTCTTGTttcatattaatttataaaatccTGGTATCTTGTAATGCATCTATTTGAATAAGCATTCCGCGTTTTTCTGGTTTCTATATGGATTATGCACTGATTTGTATAACCTGCAGGTGTTGTCAGCTCTCAACTTATACAGATTTGTATTAATGACAGAATCTACAAGTACGTAACAAGTATTTCATGTTAATGTTTTGCTAATTGTTCCTAAACAGAAACGTTTTTACTTGGATTGTGGTTTAATAATTACTTTTTGCAACAGGAAAGACAAACTACACCGGAGTCTTGTCGAGGAGCAGTTTACTCAAGGTCTACAATGAATGGCTGCTTCCTTTGCGTACCCTAGTGACAGTTATCATGGCAGAGAACAAGAATGATTATGATGAGCTTGCAGTTGACACTTTATGCACCCTAAATCCACTTGAGTTAGTGTTGTATCGATGCATTGAGCTTGTAGAAGAGAAGCTAAAGCAAGTCACATGATATTTCTTCTTGGCAAATCTATCTTTAAAAGATTTTTTTGGTATATGTTAGTTTTGATAGTAACCTGTTTTTTTGTTTGATAGCAACATGTGCCTGCTTGTCTAGATAATTTTATTCATATATTGTATCTAATCTTCAATGACATTCATATAGCTTCTAATCAGCACCTTACTAATAATAATTCATTTCATTTATATTGTTAAGCAACAGAAATGATATAATAATTGGACTAATGAGCTCCATTATCAGAATTCAAACCCATAATCTACCTAACATGTGATCACTCTTATTTTTTAACTCAATAGTCATATCATGCATTCACACAAAGTTTCTAGCCACATGATTCTTAACTTCATGTCTACTCCCAACTGCCCTTgtattatacatatatattagaCCACTGATGTTTACTTATGTTGTATAGCAATTTGTTTTTAAGACAAATTGTTGGATTTTTCTAATCCTAGATCTGTGACATTGACGTTTGAGATCACATTTTCCTACCAAATGGAAGAGGAAAATAATATAGCAAAGGTATTACGCAATTGACTTGTACAAGATAGATCTCAAACGTCGTTATATACCAACGGCTAAAATTTTatacaattattttattattttttgggaCAAAAAGGTACCTCTTTCTACATTATGCCAtacaaataaaacataataacaaaaaaaaataaaattcctaCCTAGGATGTCGATTACATTCAAAATAATAGTTAATGCTTTATTAAATTTGGaagttaattcaaaataataGTTAATGCTTTATTAAATTTGGAAGTTAATGAGTACATTATGATTGAATAATTGGGGTTACATTACAACTTCTTGATTGAGGTATGGGTTGAGTTATGAAACTACCACGTTCCTTCTCTTGAAGTAGACAATTAAcacaagaaaatttctttagccacc from Vicia villosa cultivar HV-30 ecotype Madison, WI linkage group LG4, Vvil1.0, whole genome shotgun sequence encodes the following:
- the LOC131596292 gene encoding aberrant root formation protein 4, with the protein product MSLSAESEAPSFRGSEPLNNLQRILQSCPKLAEVGDSNEYQNTISELVGFLDSLLDAALSDPDNEYEENSAFEALSEIHQYIGSPSLDQEVVDALSFELPKTVSKFAGISRKFLDMAISIIDQFIVKCGPRDMLSIICDTLGYSSKVTNAASYIVPPLSGLSKVLISIRRRHFEQVKETVPIILNVLKAVCLESDEEELDNVFDRAVEIANSIYEVCNKLVDNAASEKLRALLGLYVLQCLALVSARIDYKASGCHSLVSQLSRISSYCGLSYLSLVTTYDAEAVASTVFGENKDDCMGCLSHVKHGAALSVIWGHVSEEVAQAAKEDMIAIKDELRNNQIKRWQAIGVLKLVLSFVSLPWELKKHTINFLLCITDGDIRGNCDGGHSQWPSYMPNIFSALQAVKMVIMYAPDPELRKNSFAVLKGVLADIPISQRLDVLEALITNTDSSSMIAILVDLVRREMHTEIYNSTSVVKDVQQINSNKHSNTSFWTPSILEFVERILRPPQGGPPSLPDQSDAVLSALNLYRFVLMTESTRKTNYTGVLSRSSLLKVYNEWLLPLRTLVTVIMAENKNDYDELAVDTLCTLNPLELVLYRCIELVEEKLKQVT